Proteins from a single region of Aquirhabdus parva:
- a CDS encoding amino acid ABC transporter permease yields the protein MGFDYLFQAGHLERLLAGLWVTARIAFISVFFSAILGTLLGVIMTSKSRVVRLACQLYLEAMRIIPILVLLFIFYFGLATWLDWQLSASGVCIVVFVLWGTAEMGDLVRAAITSIDRHQRDSAYAIGLTQRQALLYVVFPQSLKRVTPGAINLFTRMVKTSSLAALIGVVEVIKVGQQIIENSLLTVPSASLWIYGFIFILYFLICYPLSLLATHLERVWE from the coding sequence ATGGGGTTTGACTATTTATTTCAGGCGGGACATCTGGAACGGTTACTGGCGGGTCTGTGGGTCACGGCGCGCATTGCATTTATTTCGGTGTTCTTTTCCGCGATCTTAGGGACATTGCTTGGCGTGATTATGACCTCCAAGTCTCGTGTGGTTAGGCTTGCTTGCCAATTATATTTAGAAGCCATGCGCATTATTCCGATCCTCGTGCTGTTGTTTATTTTCTACTTTGGTCTGGCGACATGGCTGGATTGGCAACTATCGGCAAGCGGGGTGTGTATCGTGGTATTTGTGCTGTGGGGCACGGCGGAGATGGGTGATCTGGTGCGTGCGGCGATAACTTCGATTGATCGCCATCAGCGCGATTCGGCGTATGCGATCGGGCTAACTCAGCGCCAAGCTTTGCTATATGTGGTGTTTCCACAGAGTTTAAAGCGGGTTACGCCGGGTGCGATCAATCTGTTTACACGCATGGTCAAGACCAGTTCGCTAGCAGCGCTGATTGGCGTGGTGGAGGTAATCAAGGTTGGGCAGCAGATTATTGAAAACTCATTGCTCACGGTACCGAGTGCATCGCTGTGGATTTATGGCTTTATTTTTATCTTGTACTTCCTGATTTGTTATCCCTTGTCGCTATTGGCGACGCATTTAGAACGTGTCTGGGAGTAG
- a CDS encoding amino acid ABC transporter permease — protein sequence MDWQYIEQVSPQFAKALWMTLQISVLSIILAMVVGLVCSVLITYRVRVLDRLAKIYIELSRNTPLLIQLFFLYYGLPKIGIRIDGFACGVIGLTFLGGSYMAEAFRAGLQSVAKGQIDSAKSIGLTPAQIFRYVIFPQALTVSIPAIGANCLFLIKESSVVSAIAVVELLFVTKDVIGMDYKTSEALALLITAYLIILLPVSLFTRFLEHRSRRGLHGV from the coding sequence TTGGATTGGCAGTACATTGAACAGGTGAGCCCGCAATTTGCCAAAGCCCTGTGGATGACACTACAGATTTCTGTGCTCAGTATCATCTTGGCGATGGTCGTGGGGCTGGTGTGCAGTGTCCTGATCACCTATCGCGTGCGGGTGCTGGATCGACTGGCGAAGATCTATATCGAGCTGTCGCGCAATACACCGCTCCTTATTCAGCTTTTCTTCCTCTATTACGGCTTGCCCAAGATCGGCATCCGTATCGATGGTTTTGCCTGCGGGGTGATTGGTCTCACTTTTTTGGGTGGCAGTTATATGGCCGAGGCATTCCGAGCGGGATTACAGTCAGTTGCCAAAGGCCAGATTGATTCAGCCAAAAGTATTGGCTTAACGCCTGCACAAATCTTCCGATATGTGATTTTTCCGCAAGCCTTGACGGTGTCGATTCCTGCAATCGGTGCCAACTGTTTATTTCTGATCAAGGAAAGCTCGGTGGTGAGTGCCATTGCCGTGGTGGAGCTACTGTTTGTTACCAAGGATGTGATCGGTATGGATTACAAAACCTCTGAAGCGTTAGCGTTGCTCATCACGGCATATCTAATCATTTTGTTGCCAGTATCTCTCTTCACGCGCTTCCTTGAGCATCGTAGTCGGCGAGGCCTGCATGGGGTTTGA